A genomic region of Desulfobacterales bacterium contains the following coding sequences:
- a CDS encoding Zn-dependent hydrolase codes for MDNKDVRVNGKRLQTSLEEMAKIGATPGGGVQRLTLTDEDKKARDLFVSWLKELNLEITIDEMGNIFGKRPGKNNDLPPVMSGSHIDSQPKGGRFDGILGVMGPLEVLRTLHENNIETERPITIVDWTNEEGSRFAPAMVASGVWAGALERDWVYDRTDINGKRFEDELIRIGYKGSAPAKKWPVHCYYEYHIEQGPMLEREGKKIGAPKGILCLHWYDIYLEGEANQVGPTPMEGRHDALCAAAEMILKVNELPDRMGGNMVATVGEIQNYPNSRNIIPDKVHFTVDIRSWDDDHALKAWEIVRKNFEDIAARRGCPIKIEETWRVEHSPFDEKLVQRILDVADGLGYSSLHMVSGAGHDASYMNQVCPTAMIFVPSIGGRSHVEVESTTWEDCEAGANVLLHAMLQSANEV; via the coding sequence ATGGATAACAAGGACGTACGTGTCAACGGCAAGCGCCTGCAAACCTCGCTGGAGGAGATGGCCAAAATCGGGGCCACACCGGGAGGGGGTGTTCAGCGTCTGACCCTTACAGATGAAGACAAAAAGGCCCGCGATCTTTTTGTCTCATGGCTTAAAGAATTGAACCTGGAAATTACCATCGACGAAATGGGCAACATCTTCGGAAAACGCCCGGGAAAAAACAATGACCTGCCGCCGGTGATGAGCGGCTCGCACATTGATTCCCAGCCCAAGGGTGGGCGCTTTGACGGGATTCTGGGGGTGATGGGGCCGTTGGAAGTATTGCGCACTTTGCATGAAAACAACATCGAAACCGAGCGGCCGATTACGATCGTCGATTGGACCAACGAAGAAGGATCGCGTTTTGCACCGGCGATGGTTGCATCCGGGGTATGGGCAGGAGCGTTGGAGCGTGATTGGGTTTATGATCGCACCGATATAAACGGCAAGCGCTTTGAAGACGAACTGATCCGCATCGGCTACAAAGGCAGCGCACCGGCAAAAAAATGGCCGGTGCACTGCTACTATGAATACCATATCGAACAGGGACCGATGCTGGAACGCGAGGGCAAAAAAATCGGAGCCCCCAAAGGCATTTTGTGCCTGCACTGGTATGATATTTATCTGGAAGGAGAGGCCAACCAGGTGGGGCCGACCCCCATGGAAGGCCGGCATGATGCCCTGTGCGCTGCGGCTGAGATGATTTTAAAAGTCAATGAGCTGCCGGATCGCATGGGCGGCAATATGGTGGCCACTGTCGGCGAAATCCAGAATTATCCCAATTCGCGAAATATCATTCCGGATAAGGTTCATTTTACGGTGGACATCCGCTCGTGGGACGACGACCATGCCTTAAAGGCCTGGGAAATTGTTCGCAAGAATTTTGAAGATATTGCCGCACGCAGGGGCTGCCCGATCAAAATAGAAGAAACCTGGCGGGTGGAGCATTCACCTTTCGATGAAAAATTGGTGCAGCGGATTTTAGATGTTGCCGATGGGCTGGGGTATTCCAGCCTGCACATGGTCAGCGGCGCCGGACACGATGCCAGTTATATGAATCAGGTGTGCCCGACAGCCATGATTTTCGTGCCCAGCATTGGCGGCCGCAGCCATGTAGAGGTTGAAAGCACCACCTGGGAGGATTGTGAAGCCGGTGCCAATGTTTTGCTGCATGCTATGCTGCAGTCCGCCAACGAAGTGTAA
- a CDS encoding flavodoxin family protein, translated as MYVIAINGSPRKEGNTELLLKEVLGELKTAGWETELEKVGGTAIRGCIACEKCFENKDNECSVKKDKFNTIFSKMLKADAMILGSPTYFAAVSADLKALTERAGYVAYANGHAFSGKIGAAVVAVRRGGATHAYDTINHMFQMSRMVIPCSTYWNMGFGLGKGEVLKDEEGLANMRHLGKSIDWLGKAIMPHIDTYPK; from the coding sequence ATGTATGTAATAGCAATAAACGGAAGTCCACGTAAGGAAGGGAATACCGAATTACTTCTAAAGGAGGTTCTCGGTGAACTGAAAACCGCAGGCTGGGAAACAGAACTTGAAAAAGTGGGTGGAACAGCAATTCGCGGTTGCATTGCATGTGAAAAATGTTTTGAAAATAAAGACAATGAATGCTCAGTCAAAAAAGATAAATTTAACACTATCTTTTCAAAAATGTTAAAAGCTGATGCAATGATTCTGGGTTCCCCTACCTATTTTGCAGCAGTATCTGCCGATTTGAAGGCATTGACTGAAAGAGCAGGTTATGTGGCTTATGCCAACGGCCACGCTTTTTCTGGCAAAATAGGGGCTGCAGTAGTAGCGGTTAGAAGAGGCGGTGCCACACATGCATATGATACCATCAACCACATGTTCCAAATGTCCAGAATGGTCATTCCTTGCTCGACTTATTGGAATATGGGTTTTGGCTTAGGTAAAGGAGAGGTTCTTAAAGACGAGGAAGGCTTAGCAAACATGCGTCACCTTGGAAAAAGCATCGATTGGCTCGGCAAGGCCATTATGCCCCATATAGACACCTATCCAAAATAA
- a CDS encoding zinc-binding dehydrogenase: MRALTFAPKTDQFQVSKLPVPSISDDDVLIEVDACGLNPVDAKIRLWKSMVPNMENSWVPGLDVSGYIAKIGRKVEKWMVGDRVLCHGDMFRPNGGFAEFTVQDAQALIPHPGVRAEVAAAIPCAGWTAWRALNDKLRAHEHNSILITGGSGGVGGFATQIASYFDLEKIIVTCSTANHKYVRELGATHVIDYKAEDVVARVLDITEQQGVSIGLDTVGSDNDIFVANSLKYEGQMVELVDTVRPLKYQDAFMKGLSFHQLSLGAGHRHGISAKAALTSAGHAFSSLVEQGKIKVPVLKTIALDQVGEALNDMLNQRTVGKIVMRF, from the coding sequence ATGCGAGCTCTCACATTTGCCCCCAAGACAGATCAATTTCAAGTATCAAAGCTTCCAGTTCCGAGCATAAGTGATGATGATGTTTTAATTGAAGTAGATGCCTGTGGTCTAAATCCAGTAGATGCGAAAATAAGATTATGGAAATCCATGGTGCCCAATATGGAGAATTCTTGGGTCCCTGGTTTGGATGTATCAGGTTACATTGCTAAAATAGGCAGAAAAGTCGAAAAATGGATGGTCGGTGACCGAGTACTTTGCCATGGAGACATGTTCCGTCCAAATGGAGGTTTTGCTGAGTTTACTGTCCAAGATGCGCAAGCACTTATTCCGCATCCAGGTGTGAGGGCAGAGGTTGCAGCTGCAATACCCTGCGCAGGCTGGACAGCTTGGCGTGCGCTGAATGACAAGCTGCGAGCACATGAACATAATTCCATTCTAATTACAGGCGGCTCAGGAGGCGTTGGGGGCTTCGCAACTCAGATAGCTTCATATTTTGATTTAGAGAAGATCATCGTCACCTGCTCGACAGCTAATCACAAATATGTGAGGGAACTGGGCGCAACCCACGTTATAGACTATAAGGCCGAAGACGTCGTTGCCCGTGTGCTTGATATAACAGAACAACAGGGTGTTTCTATAGGACTTGATACCGTCGGCTCTGATAATGATATTTTTGTTGCAAATTCTCTAAAATATGAAGGCCAAATGGTTGAACTGGTAGATACCGTTAGACCTCTTAAGTACCAAGATGCTTTTATGAAAGGGTTAAGTTTTCACCAGCTTAGTTTGGGGGCAGGACACAGGCATGGCATATCTGCTAAAGCCGCTTTGACATCAGCAGGACATGCATTCTCGTCATTGGTTGAACAAGGAAAAATCAAGGTGCCTGTTCTAAAGACTATCGCTCTTGATCAGGTAGGTGAAGCCTTAAACGATATGCTGAATCAGAGGACTGTTGGAAAGATTGTGATGAGATTTTAA
- a CDS encoding epoxyqueuosine reductase — protein sequence MPKEENPTAWITGLVERFLAKSPLNNLQNKDGTPAWDEALVGFASGADPLFQEYKEYIGPFHWTPWEIYNQYHPDSKATPGDLTVISWVLPQRKAVRDMNRKARKFPAEDWARARIEGEKCNAGLRAHVAETLTDHGYPAVAPMLAPNWAWVKSKNYGYASSWSERHAAHAAGLGTFGLCDGLITPKGKAMRTGSVVANIQVEPSIRFYNNHRAWCSFFADSSCGKCIDRCPVRALTTAGHDKETCRQHLIAASQYVKKTYNYEGYGCGLCQVGVPCETHIPVRKAREAYKKGELPPPPPPLA from the coding sequence ATGCCAAAAGAAGAAAACCCAACAGCTTGGATCACCGGCTTAGTAGAACGTTTCTTAGCCAAATCTCCCCTTAACAATCTGCAAAACAAAGACGGTACCCCGGCCTGGGATGAGGCTTTGGTGGGCTTTGCCTCAGGGGCTGACCCCCTCTTCCAAGAATACAAGGAGTATATCGGTCCTTTTCACTGGACTCCCTGGGAGATCTATAATCAATATCACCCCGATAGCAAGGCTACCCCCGGAGACCTCACGGTCATCTCCTGGGTTTTACCTCAGCGTAAAGCCGTGCGTGATATGAACCGCAAAGCAAGAAAATTTCCCGCCGAGGACTGGGCGAGAGCGCGCATTGAAGGTGAAAAGTGCAATGCCGGTCTCAGGGCGCATGTTGCTGAGACCCTGACCGATCATGGCTATCCGGCAGTGGCGCCAATGCTGGCACCGAATTGGGCTTGGGTGAAATCGAAGAATTACGGATATGCGTCATCCTGGTCAGAACGCCACGCAGCCCACGCCGCGGGATTGGGTACTTTTGGGCTTTGTGACGGACTGATCACCCCTAAAGGCAAGGCCATGAGAACCGGTTCTGTGGTGGCAAACATACAAGTGGAGCCTTCTATCAGGTTCTATAACAACCACCGTGCCTGGTGTTCTTTCTTTGCCGATAGCTCATGTGGCAAATGCATTGATCGCTGCCCGGTACGAGCACTCACCACTGCAGGCCACGACAAGGAAACCTGCCGTCAGCACCTGATAGCTGCCAGTCAGTATGTCAAAAAGACTTATAACTATGAAGGTTACGGCTGTGGCCTCTGCCAAGTTGGTGTGCCTTGTGAAACCCACATACCTGTAAGAAAGGCTCGAGAGGCATATAAGAAGGGAGAACTTCCTCCACCACCCCCTCCTTTAGCCTAA
- the hydA gene encoding dihydropyrimidinase, with amino-acid sequence MSVLFKGGTIVNATGRYVADVFADGDRITAIGTDLDNPADEVIDAKGLYVLPGAIDPHTHISMPFMGTYAQDDYESGTIAAACGGVTCVVDFDLQQKGESLLEAIERKKALAEGKAVVDYSLHPAVMDPRPEVIEEVKAACQDYGTPSFKIFMVYDFRVDDATMVKLLEQTKEYGGLVQVHAENVHIIDHMNAVLEKEGKLDPYYHAMSRPNIAEEEAIYRASKMVELTGSRIYIVHLSSKEGLWIVKEARDRGVNVYAETCPQYLLLDDERYKEPDWNGAKYVMSPPLRTKESNTALWEGLRGGDLQVVATDHCPFDFKGIKDMNGKDDYKKIPNGAPGIETLLIMLHSEGVAKGRISLEKMVDVLSSGTARMFGLKDKGEIAVGKDADIVVFDPDQKFTVTQSKLHMNVDYTPYEGFEVTGMPKVVYARGKKVSQWNGDQMEFVGQVGRGRFIKREPFENF; translated from the coding sequence ATGAGTGTGTTATTTAAAGGCGGTACGATCGTTAATGCCACCGGTCGCTATGTGGCCGACGTCTTTGCCGACGGCGACAGGATAACGGCGATCGGAACAGACCTGGACAATCCGGCTGATGAAGTGATTGATGCCAAAGGGCTTTATGTGCTGCCCGGCGCCATCGATCCGCATACCCACATTTCCATGCCGTTTATGGGAACCTACGCTCAGGACGATTATGAAAGCGGCACCATCGCGGCTGCCTGCGGCGGTGTAACCTGTGTGGTGGATTTTGACCTGCAGCAAAAAGGCGAGTCATTGCTCGAAGCCATAGAACGCAAAAAAGCCTTAGCGGAAGGCAAAGCGGTGGTTGATTATTCCCTGCACCCGGCGGTCATGGATCCCAGACCGGAAGTCATCGAGGAAGTCAAAGCGGCTTGCCAGGATTACGGCACCCCCAGTTTTAAGATATTTATGGTTTATGACTTCAGGGTCGATGATGCCACCATGGTCAAACTGCTGGAACAAACCAAAGAATATGGCGGTCTGGTTCAGGTGCATGCTGAAAATGTGCATATCATCGATCACATGAACGCGGTGCTGGAAAAAGAAGGCAAGCTGGATCCTTACTACCATGCCATGAGTCGGCCGAATATAGCCGAAGAAGAAGCCATCTACCGGGCCTCTAAAATGGTCGAGTTGACCGGATCCCGCATCTACATCGTGCACCTGTCGTCCAAAGAAGGACTCTGGATTGTCAAAGAAGCGCGCGATCGCGGCGTGAACGTCTATGCCGAGACCTGCCCGCAGTATCTGCTGCTGGATGACGAGCGCTATAAAGAGCCGGATTGGAACGGCGCTAAATACGTCATGTCGCCCCCGCTGCGAACCAAAGAAAGCAACACAGCCCTGTGGGAGGGTTTGCGTGGCGGAGATCTGCAGGTGGTGGCTACCGACCATTGCCCGTTTGACTTCAAAGGCATCAAGGACATGAACGGCAAAGACGACTACAAGAAAATCCCCAATGGTGCGCCGGGGATCGAAACTTTGCTCATCATGCTGCACTCGGAAGGGGTGGCCAAAGGGCGTATCAGCCTCGAGAAGATGGTGGATGTGCTCTCATCCGGTACTGCCCGTATGTTCGGTCTCAAGGACAAGGGTGAGATCGCTGTCGGCAAAGATGCCGATATAGTGGTTTTTGATCCCGATCAAAAGTTTACCGTCACCCAGAGCAAACTGCATATGAACGTTGACTACACGCCCTACGAGGGCTTTGAGGTCACCGGGATGCCCAAAGTGGTCTACGCGCGCGGCAAAAAAGTGTCCCAGTGGAACGGCGATCAGATGGAGTTTGTCGGTCAGGTCGGTCGGGGTAGGTTTATCAAAAGAGAACCCTTCGAAAATTTTTAG
- the preA gene encoding NAD-dependent dihydropyrimidine dehydrogenase subunit PreA: protein MANNVDLSIDFCGVHFKNPFLLSSSPVSNSAEMVARSFDAGWSGVVFKTLNSDRLPIVHPSPRMHCVDIGSKKQVAVQNVEMISDRPLKDNLMEFLYLKKNYPDYPIIASIMGFFTDEWVYLAKAAEDNGADLLELNFSCPHMCIEGAGHKVGQAFQLLEGFTAAVKEVVSIPVIAKMTPNITDMNEPAMYAKNGGADAISAINTVRGISSVGLDDFVPTPNVFGKGAISGTSGPAVRPIGLNFIASMAQNDQLNLPLSGIGGIETWIDALEYILLGASTIQVTSGIMHYGYRIIDDMIEGLSDFMTESGVKQISDLVGKALPNLHETEAFDLERQGIAEYDMDKCIGCGQCYIVCQDAAGQAIEWDAESRRPNVIEDKCLSCMLCKFVCPVPDLISHKEMPKGWKRQDTAVMDSSLEKDVKHEPFTKEGPNECVI from the coding sequence GTGGCAAATAACGTCGATTTATCCATAGATTTTTGCGGTGTTCATTTCAAAAACCCGTTTCTGTTGTCATCATCACCGGTTTCCAACAGCGCCGAGATGGTGGCGCGGTCATTTGATGCCGGCTGGAGCGGGGTGGTCTTTAAAACCCTGAATTCAGACCGCCTGCCCATCGTGCATCCTTCACCCCGTATGCACTGCGTTGATATTGGCAGCAAAAAGCAAGTAGCGGTGCAAAACGTTGAGATGATTTCTGACCGCCCGCTCAAAGACAATCTGATGGAGTTTCTGTATTTGAAGAAAAACTATCCGGATTATCCGATCATCGCCAGTATCATGGGATTTTTTACCGATGAATGGGTGTACCTGGCCAAAGCCGCTGAAGACAACGGGGCCGATTTGTTGGAGCTTAACTTTTCCTGCCCGCACATGTGCATCGAAGGTGCCGGTCATAAGGTCGGCCAGGCTTTCCAATTGCTCGAGGGTTTTACCGCGGCGGTCAAAGAGGTTGTATCTATCCCGGTGATCGCCAAAATGACGCCTAATATTACCGATATGAATGAGCCAGCCATGTATGCCAAAAATGGCGGCGCCGACGCCATTTCCGCCATCAATACCGTGCGGGGCATTTCCTCGGTGGGCCTGGATGATTTTGTGCCCACCCCCAATGTTTTCGGCAAAGGGGCTATCAGCGGGACCTCCGGACCGGCAGTGCGGCCCATCGGGTTGAATTTCATTGCCTCCATGGCCCAAAACGATCAGCTGAACCTGCCGCTTTCCGGTATTGGCGGTATTGAGACCTGGATCGATGCCTTAGAATATATCCTGCTGGGGGCGTCAACCATTCAGGTGACCAGCGGCATTATGCATTACGGCTATCGCATCATCGATGATATGATCGAAGGCCTATCGGATTTTATGACCGAAAGCGGCGTTAAACAGATCTCGGATCTAGTGGGCAAAGCCCTGCCGAACCTGCATGAAACCGAGGCTTTTGATCTGGAGCGTCAGGGAATTGCCGAATATGATATGGATAAATGCATCGGCTGCGGGCAGTGCTATATTGTCTGTCAGGATGCCGCCGGCCAGGCCATTGAATGGGATGCCGAGAGCCGTCGGCCGAATGTGATCGAAGACAAATGTTTAAGCTGTATGCTGTGCAAATTTGTCTGTCCGGTCCCGGACCTGATTTCACACAAGGAAATGCCCAAAGGATGGAAACGTCAAGACACGGCTGTAATGGACAGCAGTCTGGAAAAAGACGTAAAACATGAGCCATTTACAAAGGAGGGTCCCAATGAGTGTGTTATTTAA